A genomic window from Pseudocitrobacter corydidari includes:
- a CDS encoding ABC transporter ATP-binding protein, giving the protein MSVIDTAKAPQPQARTGLLLDVKDLRVTFKTPDGDVTAVNDLNFNLRAGETLGIVGESGSGKSQTAFALMGLLAGNGRIGGSATFNGKEILNLPEHALNKLRAEQISMIFQDPMTSLNPYMRVGEQLMEVLMLHKNMSKAEAFEESVKMLDAVKMPEARKRMKMYPHEFSGGMRQRVMIAMALLCRPKLLIADEPTTALDVTVQAQIMTLLNELKREFNTAIIMITHDLGVVAGICDKVLVMYAGRTMEYGNARDVFYHPAHPYSIGLLNAVPRLDAEGESLLTIPGNPPNLLRLPKGCPFQPRCPHAMEICSSAPPLETFAPGRLRACFKPVGELV; this is encoded by the coding sequence ATGAGCGTAATTGATACGGCTAAAGCGCCGCAACCGCAGGCGCGAACGGGCCTGCTGCTGGATGTAAAAGATCTCCGCGTGACGTTTAAAACGCCCGATGGCGATGTGACGGCGGTAAACGACCTCAACTTTAATCTGCGCGCCGGGGAAACACTGGGCATTGTCGGTGAGTCCGGTTCCGGTAAATCGCAAACCGCGTTTGCTCTGATGGGGCTGCTGGCGGGTAACGGGCGGATTGGCGGTTCGGCTACCTTTAACGGTAAAGAGATCCTCAACCTGCCTGAACACGCGCTGAATAAGCTGCGCGCTGAGCAAATCTCAATGATCTTCCAGGACCCGATGACCTCGCTGAACCCGTATATGCGCGTTGGTGAGCAGTTGATGGAAGTTCTGATGCTGCACAAAAACATGAGTAAAGCTGAAGCGTTTGAAGAATCGGTCAAGATGCTTGATGCGGTAAAAATGCCGGAAGCGCGTAAGCGCATGAAGATGTATCCGCATGAGTTCTCTGGCGGCATGCGTCAGCGCGTAATGATTGCGATGGCGCTGCTGTGTCGGCCTAAGCTGCTGATTGCCGATGAACCCACGACTGCGCTGGATGTCACGGTACAGGCGCAAATCATGACGCTGCTCAATGAGCTGAAGCGCGAATTTAATACCGCGATCATCATGATTACCCACGATCTCGGCGTCGTTGCGGGTATCTGCGATAAAGTGCTGGTGATGTACGCCGGGCGCACTATGGAATACGGCAACGCGCGCGATGTCTTCTATCATCCGGCGCATCCTTACTCTATTGGTTTGCTCAATGCCGTTCCGCGTCTCGATGCGGAAGGTGAATCGCTGTTAACCATTCCGGGTAACCCACCGAACCTGCTTCGCCTGCCGAAAGGGTGTCCGTTTCAGCCGCGCTGTCCACACGCGATGGAGATTTGCAGCAGCGCGCCGCCTCTTGAGACGTTCGCGCCTGGTCGCTTACGCGCCTGCTTTAA